CCTACATTCTTTGCATTAGTTCTAAACTTTTTCATAACTAATCTCCATAAGGTTAATTTAAGAAACTTAAAATAACACAATATTCTTGTTAAATCTAGCAATATTTTAGGATTCGTGGTTTCTCCCAACTTTAAAAATGATAGAATAAATCCTCGCTAACTTTGTATCACATATTAAATTATTTACGATTTTTGCATTTATCATGTTTTTCGAATTTTTAATTTAGTTTTATGCCAAATTGGAGCCGTTTTTGCTATTTAACATGCGGGATTAATTTAACACGATTCATTTTAATTGGAGCTGTTAGCCTCTATATGAAAGAAAATTTTGAAAATCACCTTGAAATCATAGGCCAAAGCATTGCACATGATCTTCGCACCCCTCTTTTAGCCGTGCATTCAGGTATTGAAGGTGTAAAAAAATATCTTCCTGTGTTAATTGATACTTATAAACAAGCTGCTCAGCATCAACTCAATCTCCCTGATATTCAACCGCGACATTTTGACATGCTAGAGAAAGCATTAAATTTTGCTTCTCAAGCCACTTATTGTGCTAATGTATATGTTAATATACTGGAACTAAACTTGACTAGGATTAATATAGGAAATCTAATAGAGTTATGCTCAATGAGTGATTGCTTAGACAAAGCTATCGAAAAATACCCTTATAAATCAGATCGTGAAAGACTTATTTTATCTAAGTCGATTACTCATTCAGAAGATTTTTTGTTTAATGGAAATAAAGTGTATATCAACAATCTTTTGTTGAATTTATTTAGCAACAGTGTTTATCGTGCTCAAAGAACTGAAAATGGTACGATATCTATAATAACGAAAAAAGGTAAAAATGAAAATTATTTGTATATTAAAGATACTGATATAGGTTTACCCTCCAATGAATTAGAATCAGTTTTTTTACCAACCTATCGTTCACAGCAACACAATCTAGGGCTATATTTCTGCAAAGAATTGATGAGGGTATTAAAGGGCGACATCACTTGTCATGCGGAAGAAAACTGTTTTACGGAATTTATTCTTACATTTCCTTCTCATATTTCTTAGAAAATCTTTATAGTGTGTTGGAAAAACTAGTTGCAATTTATCATCTGAAAAAATTTTACACAATCAAGGCATGGCCATATGAGCAATATTACCCAAGCATTATTTTATTTCCCAACAACTGTGTTACTAGTTGATGACGATTC
This is a stretch of genomic DNA from Gammaproteobacteria bacterium. It encodes these proteins:
- a CDS encoding ATP-binding protein yields the protein MKENFENHLEIIGQSIAHDLRTPLLAVHSGIEGVKKYLPVLIDTYKQAAQHQLNLPDIQPRHFDMLEKALNFASQATYCANVYVNILELNLTRINIGNLIELCSMSDCLDKAIEKYPYKSDRERLILSKSITHSEDFLFNGNKVYINNLLLNLFSNSVYRAQRTENGTISIITKKGKNENYLYIKDTDIGLPSNELESVFLPTYRSQQHNLGLYFCKELMRVLKGDITCHAEENCFTEFILTFPSHIS